The Candidatus Hydrogenedentota bacterium genomic interval GTCGAGGCGCTGTGCTCCGAGATGCCCGGCGTGGGACCGCTGCTCGTTTCTGACGTAATGACCAAGCCCGCCATTACCGTGGCGCCGGAACTCGCCATCAGTCATTGCCTGCGGCTGATGCGCATGGCGGGCATTCGCCGGGCGCCCGTGGTAAAGGACGGCCGCCTTGTTGGGATACTCAGCAATTCCGACGTGTTCCGCTGGCTCGTGGAGCACGCGAATGACGCGTAGGGCGCGCCCGCGGCTCGTTCCGCGCCGCCATCCCGCATAATACCGCCGCGCGCGCCCCCCCCGTTGCTCAGCGTTCCACCGCGGCCGCGTTCAACCGTTCGAGGGCCGCGCCAAGCGACGCCGCGGCGGGCAGGGCGCGGTCCTTCAGCGCCTCGGGGTCGCCCTCGCCGAGAAGCGCCTGCGCAAAGTGGCCCGGCTCGATGACCCAGGACGTGGCCAGATAGCCCAGCATGCGCGGTGTTGCATCGCGCAGGGCGCAGTCTATGAGCGCGCGCGCCGCCTCGCTGTCCTTCCAGCTTGCCGGCCATACGCGAAATCGTTTCTCCAGGAACAGGCGCACGGAGGGGTAGTCTTCCTGCACGCTGTAATGCCAGTCGCAGATCACGATGTCCTTGGGGATCAGGTCGATGGCGGGGGCGGTCCCTTTGTCGCTCGCCTCCCAGCCCCGGCCCATGCCCGGCACTGATGCGTCGAGCAGACGATCGCCCCACATAAGCATGGTCAGGCCCTTCCGGCAGACAATATGGTCGTGCAGGTCGTTGACGGCCCTGGCGAACAGTTCCGCCGGCGGTCTCCCGGCGCAGCGCGGACAGCGCGGACTTCCGATCACCAGCACCTCGTCCATGCCGGCGTGCAGCGCATCCGCCTCGAACGCCTCCACAATCTCGTCGAGCAAGTCGAACACGAGCTCGTTCACGCCCGGATGCAACGGACACCAGCTTTTCAGCAGCTTGGCGCGTTCGGATTCGGGCACGTTGGGCGGCTCTTCCATCTCCGGATGCCGCGCCAGCAGGGGAAAGACCATCTGCTGTCTGGCCCAGGATTGGTGGCCCAGGCAATTGAACTGCGGGATGAGCCGGATGCCGCGTACGCGGCAGAACGCGGCGAGGTCGCGCGCGGCCGCCTTCGTGATAACGTTGCCGAAGCGCATATCCGGATGCGAGTCGAAAGCGAAGTTGTAACCGACCTCGTAAACCAGCACGTTCACGGACAGGGGCACAAGCACTTCGTCGATCGCTCGTTTGAGCAGCGGCAGGCCCTCTTCGCCGCCCGCGGGTCCCCACGCCATCACGTGCACGCCGCGCCACGGCGCGTCCTGTTCCGCCGCGGCAATACCAGCACACAGCAACAGCGCCAGCAATACGCGCATTACTTCTTCTCCTTGCTTCCGGGCGTTTCATCCCGGGGCAACGTCAACGTGAACCACATGAGAAAGAGGAACAGCGTGTAGATCGTGATGTTTTCCCAGAGGGGAAAGGAATAGCGCGTGTTCATCGCTTCCGACCACGAACTGCCGATGTGCGTTCCGGAAGCGGCTGCCGCGGCCCTCATCTCCGCGTAAAGGAACTCCCACGCGATGAGGAAATACGCGGCTGCTCCGGTAACGGTCAGCCAGAAAAGAAACGGCCAGAGCAATAGCAGGCGCGCGACACGCGGGGCCGTCTGCGTCCACCAGGCCGGCAACGCATCCAGGAGAAGCAGCAGACCGTGCCACGTGTTGCCGAAAATATACCCTGCAGCGGCGAGCACGGCGGCCTTCTCATGAATATCCGTCCATTCCCAGGCCCCGATGACCGTGCCGCGCGCGTCGGGGAAGCACGCGACGAGCGCAATGCCGGTCGAACCCAACGTCAGCAGTAGCGCACCGATGCGTGCCCCCCATTTCGAGAAGGGGTGAAACCGGCGGCGGATGTACTGCGCGAGCGGAATGGAAGCACAGCCCCAGAAGACCATGGCCATCGAGAATATCCACCACCACTGCGGATTGTGCTTGCTTTCGAAGCTGCCGAGAAAGCTGAAGGTATGCGTCATGATCGAATAGTGATGTTCTTTCGGGTAGCTCAACCAGGCAATGAAAATCGTCCCCCAGAACACCAGCGACACCGCGGCCACGTAACGCTTCAGTTCCGTGGCGGAAAAGTCGCCCGTCGCGTATCGAATCAAGGCGCGCATCATTCCCTCCGCTCTTGAGGACAAGACCTGTATTCTATCGGCGCGGCGTAATGCCGCGCACCCCGACAACGGTCAATACGCCAGTTTGCGGAAATCACGTACGGTGTGAAACGTGATCAGGTTGCCGTCGTGCGCGTTTTCGGCGCGCGCGTCGCCGGACCGCGCGAGCACGTGCAGGTAGTCGCCGTCGATGCACATGGAAGCATAGTGACGGCCCTGACCGGGATCGCCGGAATCTGCGACGCGGCACGCGAAGCACCAATCGACGCAGTTTTTCGAAAAGTGCAGCACAAGCCGGTGCCGCTCGTTGTTCGGCAGGCTGTAGCGGTTCTTGGGCAGGCGCTCGGGGCGCGTCATCGAATCTGTGGACTGGCTGGAGAGCAGCCAAAACAGTTTCGTTGGTTCATCATAGAGGATGTGGAACTTCATGTGGCCGCCGGGGCAGGGCACGTACAGCATCGGTTCGCCGGACGGGGCCTTTTCGAGCGAGACGGTGATGCTGCCGTCCCCGGCTTCGACCGCTTTCGCGACGGCGGCGAGATTGACGCCGCCGGTGTGCGCGCGCATCCAGAGATGAAACGTGCGGCCGTCCGGGTCATGCCAGACGTGATCCGGGTCCGTGAATTGTACAATATTCGTTTCGAGCCAGCCGATGGGCGCCATGTAGCGCGGGTCGCCAATGTTGAGCAACGCGGTGACGCCCGTCAGAAAGAACGGTACGCCTATGAGATGGGGCGGCCCGGCCTGCTCGATGGCGCTGTTGAACGACAGCTCATTCGAGAAGGTCCACGATTCACGCTTCGTCAGGTCAGCGTCTACATCGGCGGAAAGAACCACCGGCGCGAGCACGCTCACGGCCCAGGACTTGAATGCCGGGTCGGTCTTGCGTTCCATGACCAGGAAAATGCGGCCGCGTGTGTAGAGCACGTTGCACGGCGCCTGGTGCCATGACTGCTTCTCCGTGAGCCAGCAGGGTCCGGACCAGGTATCACCGCCGTCGTCCGAACGCATCACCCCGAGGTCGCCCCGGTGTCCGAGCACGTAGACCGAGTTGCCGGCCGCGAAGGGCCGCGCATGGCTCAACGGCATGTCCGTGCGATGTGTCCAAGTCTTGCCCCGGTCGTCGCTCGTATAGACTCTGCCGCGCCAACCTTTCTTCTTGGTCCCTTTTTCCGCGCCGGAGGGCCTGCCGCCGCCCGGTCCGCCCTGGTCCATCGTAGCGACGAGCCGGCCGCGTTCGAGGCGGGCGATGCCGGGGCTGAACGCATAGACGCTTTTCGGGTCTGGCGACTCGTAGACGATCGATTCGGTGCCGAGGACCGGCTGTGGCCGTGTCTCAAAGGGTCTCTCATCATGCACGGTTGCCGTCGTGGCGAGTGCTGGACCTGCCATCAGCGCGTGCAGAAACGAACGTCGTTCCATGGTCTCATTCTCCCTGGCCTTTCAGAATTTCTTCGGCGAGTTGCGCGCGCAGCTCAAGCAGGCGATACGGGTCCTGTTGCCAGCTTCCCCACGTGGGCACGGCCGCGCGGACAATCCTCTCGACGGCATCCCGCCCGCCGCGCGCATCGAGCAGGGCAAAATACTCGTAATCTTCCATGCCGTCGCGCAGGCTCTTCAAGCGGATCGAAGCAACGGGACCGTCAATGCCCGCGTCCGCGCCCGGATAGAAGAGCGCTCCATCGCCATTCCAGCGAATGCGGAATCCGGGGTCGTCCCATGGATTGCGGTCCGGGCTGCCCCAGTAGACCGTCGACCAGTAGAGCAGCCCGGTAATGCCGTAGCGGCGGTTGAGCCACGCCGGAATGCGGTAACTGGTCACGGGATAGTCCACCTGCCAGAAGGGCGGCAGGTCATTTTTCACCGTTTCGTATTCGGGGTGGTACGGGGGCGCTTTCTGAACGAGCGCTGTGTAACTCCACACGTCGTCGCCTTGCGCGATGACACGCTGCACGCTCGGTTCGTGCACGAAGCCGAACAGCGGACACCAGATGTCGAGCGCGCCGTCGAGCGCGCCCCAAGCCGGGTCTTGCGTGTAGGGCTGTTCGACGACGAGCCGGCGCAGTCCCGGCGCGGCCTCGTTTACCAGCGCGCCAAGACGTCGCACCTGTTCGTACGCGTCCGGGTCGTTTGGTTCGTCGAGCATGTACACGTACGCGCGCCGCGCCCAGCCTTTGCGTTCGAGGTAGTCGTACCACGAGCGGTAGAAACGCAGTGCCTTGTCGCGATCCGCGCCGGGCACGTCGCCAAACGGGGCGCGCGGCACATCGATATTCGTCACGTGATAGCGATCCACGAATTCCGTGATCGCAGCATCCGTGGCCTCGTCGAAGATGGCCGCGCCGTCATCCGCCACCAGGGGCCGTAAACGCCGCGGCAACGGCGGGTTGATCCGGTGCTCGGCCAGCATCGCGATATAGCGGTCTTCGATCAGGTCAAAGGCTTCGGAGCCCGGCTCGACCTTGTGATACGCCGCGACCCGCTCGAACCCGCCAAAATGGTTCTCATGCGTCGGGCCTTCCGGGAGCGTGAAGCCCCAGACCGTGAGTTCGACGGGAATCTGGGCGCGTTGATCGCCCGCGTGAACGGTGAAGAGGCCGGCGTAGACGCCGGGCGGCGTTTCGCGCGGCACGAACACATCCACCCAGACAGGCTGATGCTGACCGGGCCACACTTCGAACCCGTTCCCGCCGAAACGGCCGCCTTCGCGCCCATTCTCGCGCCAGACAGGTTGCGCGACGTCTTCGCCCGTGTACGGGTTCTTGAACGGCACGAGCGGGTCCGGCGTGAGCCCCGGCGGGCACGTCGCGCCCGGCGAAGAGTGGCGCACAGGCACGTATGCGACGCGGTAGAGCGTGATGTTGGCCTCGGCGACCTCGGCGCCGCTCTCGCCGCGCAACGTGGACATCCCCGCGACGCAAGGTTTCAGCAGGCCGCCGCGCGCCGTGACGACAACCTGGAACGACTCGTATTCGCCGCGCGCACAGGCGATGACGGCCGCGTCCTGCCCCGCAAATGGCTGCTCCTGACGCACGCGCACCGTCCCTGGCACGGCCTTCAACTCAATTGCCGGTTCGGCAACCGCGACAACCGCGGCCAGGAGCACGGCGGCTAACCCGGCGAACGCAATGCGAGTATTCATGACGGACTCCTTGCGATTCAGGCTCTCATATAGCCTGATTCGGGATAGGGAACGCAAGGGCGAGCAATATCGGAAGGCTGCGGGCTTCAGGCCGGGAACTGGCGCAAACGAGTCGGCCGCAGGCGGACAAGACGTGCCGCCCCCATCCCCGAGGCTGGATTCAAAACGCCAAAGGCGCCGCGGCGTAGTGTTCGATAAGAATGCGGCGAGCTTCGCCCGCGGCGAATACGGAACCAGTGACCAGCAAGGGGCATGAGGGTTCGGCGCGGGGCAGGGCGCGCGCGATTGCCTCGTGCAGCGTCGGGGCCGTTTCGTAGGGAATATCGTCCGCGGCGGCGGCCAGTTGTTCGAGCCGCATGGCGCGTTTTCCGTCGAACACAGTCAGGGTCAGCGTGCGCACGATGGGGCGCATCGCTTCGAGCATGTGGCGCGCATCCTTGTCCGAGGACACGGCGAAGATCACGTGGCACCGCTCGAACACGCGGTGCAAGAACCTCGCGCCGGCAACGGTGTGCGTGGCATCGACAACCACGGGGGGCGTTTCCAGCACGCGTTCGAGCCGGCAGGGCCAGCGTGCATCCGCAAGGCCGCGCAAGATGGCTCGCGCATCGAGCGCGGGAAACGCCTCGCGCAAGGCTTCCGCAAGGCGCACTGCCACGGCCGCGTTGTCGCCCTGATACGGTCCCACAAGCGACAGAGGCGCGGCTTCGAAAGTCAGGCCATGGCTGCGATAGGAGAAGCGCGGTTGCCACGTATCCCCGCTCAGCGTGAAATCGAAATCACGGCCCAGCACGTAGGCGGGACTTGCGAGCGCGGAGGCGCGCTCGAGGATAGCGCCTTGGGGCGCAAGCTTGCGCTCGCCCACGATGACGGGCACGCCCGGCTTAATGATCCCGGCCTTTTCGAAAGCGATCTTCTCGTGGGTATCGCCAAGGTATTCCGTATGTTCGAGGTCAATGCTCGTAATCGCGCACGCCTGCGGCAGGATTACGTTCGTGGAATCGAACCGCCCGCCCATGCCGACCTCGATGACCGCCACATCAACGCGTTCCTCCGCGAAGTAGTGGAACGCGATGGCCGTGTTCAACTCGAAGAACGTCGGCGCGCGCGGCAACGTCTTCGCTTTCGTGCCGAAATGGGCGATGGCGGCGTCGAGGTCCCGGGCAGCGATGGGTTGTCCATTGATCTGGAATCGCTCCGTGAGGTCGATGAGGTGAGGACTCGTAAAACAGCCTGCGCGATATCCCGCCGCACGGAACATGGCCTGCACAAGCGCGGCGACGCTGCCTTTGCCGTTTGTGCCTGCAATATGCACCGTGGGATAGCGATACTGCGGCATGCCCGCCGCATCGAGAAGCGCACGGATGTTTTCGAGTCCCAGCTTTACCCCGTGCAGCGTCAGGCTGTAGAGGTATTCCCGCGGCGAGAGTGCTGGAGTCAGCAGGGTTGCGTCCGTCATGTCAGGATACCGGGGCGGACGGTTCTTGCGCCGCGGGCGCGAGGCATTTGAGTAGCCGGGCCAACAGCGGGCGCAGGTCCCCGCGTTTGACGATCTGGTCGACGAACCCGTTCTCGTACTGGTATTCAGCGCGTTGAAAACCGGGCGGCAGTTCCACGTTCAAGGCGCCCGTGATCAGGCGCTGCCCGGCGAACCCGATATAAGCGCCCGGTTCCGCGAGAACGATGTCGCCAAGACTGGCGAAACTGGCCAGCACGCCGCCGGTGGTGGGGTCCGTGAGCACCGTGATGTACGGAATGGCCGCCTCGTTGAGTTGGCGCACCGCGTCGGCGGTCTTGGCCATCTGCATCAGCGCGAGAATGCCCTCCTGCATGCGCGCGCCGCCCGACGCCGTAAACACGATGAGCGGCACGCGCTCCCGGACCGCGTCCGCGGCGAGCCGGCAGAACTTCTCGCCCATGGCGCAGCCCATGCTTGCCATGATAAAGGAGGCGTCCATGACGCCGATGGCGACGCGGATACCTTCGATCGCGGCAAATCCCGTCAGCAGCGCATCATGCAGGCCGGATTCCTGCTGGGCCCGCTCGATGCGCCGGGCGTAGGTTTCCTCGCCCACTTCGAAGCGCAGCGGGTCGACCGTGCTGATCGTCGTGTTGGTCTCCTGAAACGAGTCCGGGTCTGCAATTTGCGCCACGCGCTGGCGCGCCCCCAGCCGGTAGTGATACCCGCAATTCGGGCACACATGAAAATGCTCTTCGACTTCGCTCCGGTACACCGTTTCGCGGCAGGAGTCGCATTTCATCCACAACCCGTCCGGAACGGGGCTCTTGACCCGGCCCGACGCAGGGAAGCGTTTGCGCTTGAAAAACGCCATGAAACCGTTCTCAAGCCTCCGCGGACTGCTGACCGCCGCCCAGATTGTCGGCATGATACAGCAGACGCCCGCAATGACTGCACGCGTGGATCTTGTGCCCCGCAATCAATTCGTTGATGATCTGGGGCGTCACCATCATGTGGCATCCCGAACAGTATTCGTTGTTAATGGGCACCACGGCCGGGCCCGTCTTGATGCTGCGCCGGATACGCGTGTACCGGGAGAGCAGGTCGGGTTCGATGTCGCGGAGCATGGGCGCGCGCTGCTCTTCCCGGCGTTTTCGTTCGGCGACGACCGTGGCCAATTCCTGGTCGATTTTAGCGCATTCCTGCTCGATGGCGCGCGACTCCGCCTCGATGCGTTTCCGGTCCTCCTCAAGATGGACCCGTGCTTCATCCTGTTCGACCATGATGGCGATGATCCGTTCTTCGCGGAGCGCAATCTGCTTGCGCAGCATATCGATCTCATGCAACAGCGCCTGATATTCCTCGTTCTTCTTGATGATGACGAGCTGACCCTCGTACTTCTTGATCTGCGCCTGTTTCTGCTCGATTTCGCCCTCGTTCTCCCGCTGTTCAAGCACGAGCCGTTTACAGCGCTCCTCGCTTTGTGTCAGTTCCTCCGCGAGCCGTTTCCGATGAATTTCGTACTTGCTCTTCTGTTTCGGAATCTCCGCCTCGCGCTCCCGCAGCCGCTCGATGTCCAGGTCGAGTGCCTGTAAGTCCAACAGTGTATTCAACCGTGCATACCTCCGTTATCAGCCGCTCGAACAGCCTATACTAGCGTCCGGGTCGCGCCGGATGCGAGTCCTGCGTCCCCAAAAAACAAGAACCGCAGCCGAAGCTGCGGTCCTGACAATTCCTCCCGCGGTACCCTTGGGGCACGCGGGTTTGCGCGCCCCTTCCCGGACGCCCGCGGCCGGGTCTGGCACACGGCGCGACCATGCCTGGCCTTCTCGCGCGAAAGCCCGGCTCGCGAGCACGTATCCAGCGATGATTTTCAAGTTCAAGTTCCCTTGGGCGCGCGCATGATGGCTATTTCGCCCGTGCGCACCAATTCCTGAATGCCGAAGGGACGCATCATATCAACAAATGCGTTCACCTTTCCTTCCGAGCCCGTCACCTCGACGATCAACGACTTGTTGCCCACGTCCACCACCTTCGCGCGGAAGATGCTGGCGATCTCGATAATCTCGCGCCGCGTGCCGTCCGCCGTCACCTTCACCATCACCAGTTCCCGCTCGACGTACGATTCCTTGCTCAGGTCCGAGACCTCTATCACTTCCACCAGCTTGTTCAACTGGTTGATGATCTGCAGGATTACCTCATCGTCTCCGCGGACCACCACCGTCATCCGCGAAATGGCCGGATCCTCCGTTTCTCCGACGCACAAGCTGTCAATGTTGTATCCTCGGGTACTGAACATGCCCGAAACGCGCGCCAGCACGCCGAAGTGGTTCTCGACCAGAATACTAATCGTGTGTTTCATTGTGTGGTCACACCTGTTTGTTGTATTGGTTCCCGGCGCGGTCCACGCCTTCCCGGACCCAGCAAAGCACCGCGTCCGCGGCCTCGGATACCGTCCGCGCGACGGCAGACCACTCATCCGGCCGGAACCTGCTCAAGACATAGTCCGCAAGGTCCTCACCGTCCCGGTTGTCGCCTACGCCCAGCCTCAGCCGTGCGAAGGATTCGTCGCCCAGCCGTGCGATGATGGACTTGAGCCCGTTATGCCCGCCCGCACTGCCTTCGCCGCGCAAGCGCAGTTTGCCCAGCGGCAGGTTTACGTCGTCCGCAATGACCAGCAGCGCATCTAATGGGCACCCCGCCATGCGCACCAGCGGCGCCACGCATTCGCCGCTCCGGTTCATGAACGTGAGCGGCTTCACGAGCACGATACGCTCGCCGTCCAACCGCGCCTCTCCGACCAGCCCATGGTGTTTCTCGCGGTCGCACAATACGCCCAGCCGCTCCGCGACCTGATCGACAACGGCGAAACCGAGGTTATGCCGCGTATTGCCGTATTGCGGCCCCGGATTGCCGAGGCCGACCACTATCTTCACGGCGCTGAACCTTTCCTGCGCTCACGCGGCCCGGGTCAAAGCCGCACTTCCGGGCCGGGCCTGACGGGGCGCCCTGGCCGCGGCCGTCACGACTTGTCTTTCTCTTTTTCCTTGTCCTTGTCTTCCGTCTTCTCCGCCTTGCCGCCAACAACCTCGGGCTCCTTGGCGCCTTCGCCTTCCACGCCCTCCGCCGCCGGCGCCTCTACCTCGAGCACACGCGGCGGGTGAACCGTGGCCACCGGCCGGTCTGGCTCCGCCAGAACCGTGACGCCTTCAGGCACGACAAGCTGGGCCACGGTCAGGCT includes:
- a CDS encoding CBS domain-containing protein, with the translated sequence MNMQDLRVGNLMHEGVRTVSEAIPLRDAARFMHDLGVSSLVVEQVDPSDAFGILTRKDIVEALCSEMPGVGPLLVSDVMTKPAITVAPELAISHCLRLMRMAGIRRAPVVKDGRLVGILSNSDVFRWLVEHANDA
- a CDS encoding family 20 glycosylhydrolase — encoded protein: MRVLLALLLCAGIAAAEQDAPWRGVHVMAWGPAGGEEGLPLLKRAIDEVLVPLSVNVLVYEVGYNFAFDSHPDMRFGNVITKAAARDLAAFCRVRGIRLIPQFNCLGHQSWARQQMVFPLLARHPEMEEPPNVPESERAKLLKSWCPLHPGVNELVFDLLDEIVEAFEADALHAGMDEVLVIGSPRCPRCAGRPPAELFARAVNDLHDHIVCRKGLTMLMWGDRLLDASVPGMGRGWEASDKGTAPAIDLIPKDIVICDWHYSVQEDYPSVRLFLEKRFRVWPASWKDSEAARALIDCALRDATPRMLGYLATSWVIEPGHFAQALLGEGDPEALKDRALPAAASLGAALERLNAAAVER
- a CDS encoding exo-alpha-sialidase; amino-acid sequence: MERRSFLHALMAGPALATTATVHDERPFETRPQPVLGTESIVYESPDPKSVYAFSPGIARLERGRLVATMDQGGPGGGRPSGAEKGTKKKGWRGRVYTSDDRGKTWTHRTDMPLSHARPFAAGNSVYVLGHRGDLGVMRSDDGGDTWSGPCWLTEKQSWHQAPCNVLYTRGRIFLVMERKTDPAFKSWAVSVLAPVVLSADVDADLTKRESWTFSNELSFNSAIEQAGPPHLIGVPFFLTGVTALLNIGDPRYMAPIGWLETNIVQFTDPDHVWHDPDGRTFHLWMRAHTGGVNLAAVAKAVEAGDGSITVSLEKAPSGEPMLYVPCPGGHMKFHILYDEPTKLFWLLSSQSTDSMTRPERLPKNRYSLPNNERHRLVLHFSKNCVDWCFACRVADSGDPGQGRHYASMCIDGDYLHVLARSGDARAENAHDGNLITFHTVRDFRKLAY
- a CDS encoding DUF4091 domain-containing protein produces the protein MNTRIAFAGLAAVLLAAVVAVAEPAIELKAVPGTVRVRQEQPFAGQDAAVIACARGEYESFQVVVTARGGLLKPCVAGMSTLRGESGAEVAEANITLYRVAYVPVRHSSPGATCPPGLTPDPLVPFKNPYTGEDVAQPVWRENGREGGRFGGNGFEVWPGQHQPVWVDVFVPRETPPGVYAGLFTVHAGDQRAQIPVELTVWGFTLPEGPTHENHFGGFERVAAYHKVEPGSEAFDLIEDRYIAMLAEHRINPPLPRRLRPLVADDGAAIFDEATDAAITEFVDRYHVTNIDVPRAPFGDVPGADRDKALRFYRSWYDYLERKGWARRAYVYMLDEPNDPDAYEQVRRLGALVNEAAPGLRRLVVEQPYTQDPAWGALDGALDIWCPLFGFVHEPSVQRVIAQGDDVWSYTALVQKAPPYHPEYETVKNDLPPFWQVDYPVTSYRIPAWLNRRYGITGLLYWSTVYWGSPDRNPWDDPGFRIRWNGDGALFYPGADAGIDGPVASIRLKSLRDGMEDYEYFALLDARGGRDAVERIVRAAVPTWGSWQQDPYRLLELRAQLAEEILKGQGE
- a CDS encoding bifunctional folylpolyglutamate synthase/dihydrofolate synthase; translated protein: MTDATLLTPALSPREYLYSLTLHGVKLGLENIRALLDAAGMPQYRYPTVHIAGTNGKGSVAALVQAMFRAAGYRAGCFTSPHLIDLTERFQINGQPIAARDLDAAIAHFGTKAKTLPRAPTFFELNTAIAFHYFAEERVDVAVIEVGMGGRFDSTNVILPQACAITSIDLEHTEYLGDTHEKIAFEKAGIIKPGVPVIVGERKLAPQGAILERASALASPAYVLGRDFDFTLSGDTWQPRFSYRSHGLTFEAAPLSLVGPYQGDNAAVAVRLAEALREAFPALDARAILRGLADARWPCRLERVLETPPVVVDATHTVAGARFLHRVFERCHVIFAVSSDKDARHMLEAMRPIVRTLTLTVFDGKRAMRLEQLAAAADDIPYETAPTLHEAIARALPRAEPSCPLLVTGSVFAAGEARRILIEHYAAAPLAF
- a CDS encoding acetyl-CoA carboxylase carboxyltransferase subunit beta — protein: MAFFKRKRFPASGRVKSPVPDGLWMKCDSCRETVYRSEVEEHFHVCPNCGYHYRLGARQRVAQIADPDSFQETNTTISTVDPLRFEVGEETYARRIERAQQESGLHDALLTGFAAIEGIRVAIGVMDASFIMASMGCAMGEKFCRLAADAVRERVPLIVFTASGGARMQEGILALMQMAKTADAVRQLNEAAIPYITVLTDPTTGGVLASFASLGDIVLAEPGAYIGFAGQRLITGALNVELPPGFQRAEYQYENGFVDQIVKRGDLRPLLARLLKCLAPAAQEPSAPVS
- the ilvN gene encoding acetolactate synthase small subunit is translated as MKHTISILVENHFGVLARVSGMFSTRGYNIDSLCVGETEDPAISRMTVVVRGDDEVILQIINQLNKLVEVIEVSDLSKESYVERELVMVKVTADGTRREIIEIASIFRAKVVDVGNKSLIVEVTGSEGKVNAFVDMMRPFGIQELVRTGEIAIMRAPKGT
- a CDS encoding aminoacyl-tRNA hydrolase, giving the protein MKIVVGLGNPGPQYGNTRHNLGFAVVDQVAERLGVLCDREKHHGLVGEARLDGERIVLVKPLTFMNRSGECVAPLVRMAGCPLDALLVIADDVNLPLGKLRLRGEGSAGGHNGLKSIIARLGDESFARLRLGVGDNRDGEDLADYVLSRFRPDEWSAVARTVSEAADAVLCWVREGVDRAGNQYNKQV